From a single Lasioglossum baleicum unplaced genomic scaffold, iyLasBale1 scaffold0778, whole genome shotgun sequence genomic region:
- the LOC143220333 gene encoding calcium release-activated calcium channel protein 1-like, whose translation MSSSTSTDYSIHGKPCSIGLDHFEYTRVSFVRATKESCLMSKWSTSTGHNSVFCAEDGPVLPSSHLPIHVHVASTHLRNANGHCFHKRFHDCQSKMSQSGDGLHTPGYLSWRKLQLSRAKLKASSKTSALLSGFAMVAMVEVQLNSDTKVPKEMLIAFAVCTTLLVAVHMLALMISTCILPNIEAVCNLHSISLVHESPHERLHWYIEVAWAFSTLLGLLLFLLEIAILCWVKFYDFSKVAAWSACIVLIPVLIIFLAFAIHFYRSLVAHKYEVTVSGIRELELLKEQIESTDVEGRNGVNLLQTAGMTHVV comes from the exons ATGAGTTCCTCTACTTCCACGGATTACAGCATACACGGGAAACCATGCAGTATCGGATTGGATCATTTCGAATACACGCGAGTTT CGTTTGTCAGAGCTACGAAAGAATCTTGCCTGATGTCCAAATGGTCGACGAGTACTGGACACAATTCAGTGTTTTGCGCGGAGGACGGACCGGTACTCCCCTCCTCGCATTTACCGATTCACGTACACGTGGCCAGCACACATCTGCGCAACGCTAACGGCCACTGCTTCCATAAGCGGTTCCACGACTGTCAG TCAAAGATGTCACAGTCGGGGGATGGCCTTCACACACCGGGTTATCTCTCTTGGAGAAAACTGCAGCTCAGCCGAGCGAAACTTAAAGCATCAAGTAAAACGTCTGCCCTACTTTCTGGTTTCGCCATG GTAGCCATGGTGGAAGTACAATTAAACTCCGATACAAAAGTACCTAAAGAAATGTTAATCGCCTTTGCTGTGTGTACTACATTGCTAGTCGCAGTTCACATGTTAGCCCTAATGATTTCAACGTGTATTTTACCGAATATAGAAGCTGTTTGTAATTTGCATAGCATAAGCTTAGTACACGAATCGCCACACGAACGTTTACACTGGTACATTGAAGTGGCGTGGGCGTTTTCCACTCTGTTAGGACTTTTATTGTTCCTATTGGAAATTGCTATACTTTGTTGGGTGAAGTTTTACGACTTTTCAAAAGTCGCCGCTTGGTCCGCTTGTATCGTATTGATACCAGTACTAATAATCTTCCTTGCGTTTGCAATACATTTTTATCGAAGCTTAGTGGCTCACAAATACGAAGTCACAGTGTCTGGTATAAGGGAACTAGAGTTACTTAAGGAACAAATAGAATCAACCGATGTTGAAGGTAGGAATGGTGTAAATTTGCTACAAACCGCTGGTATGACACATGTAGTCTGA